AAAAGCTCCAGCGCTGATCGAATCGATGTTTGCAAGGTACAGCGAGAATGAAGTCCTCAGCTCTAGGTTATCAAACGCGTAGGACTCTATGCTGGTGATGTTGATGCTGTAGATCGACAGCTGGTTGAAGCCCTTGACGTTGCTGAAGGCGTGCGGCTGGATGGTTTTGATGGTGGTCAGGTATAAGGACATACTGCTCTCCCTCTGGCCGGTGATGTTACAGAAAGCATAGCTCTCCACAGTTCCGATCACGCAGCTGTATAGGGTCAACGTTTTCATGTTGGTCTTCGCTCCGAACGCGCAGCCTTTGATGGTGCCAATCTGAGTGTTGGAGATGCTGATGACTTCAATGTTTGGCATGTCTCTGAAGGCTGCTGCAGGGATGTCCTTCAGGTTGGCGTTGTAGATGTTGAGCGACGTGGCGTCTGATGCGAATGGACGAGGAAACGACTGCAGATTTGGACAGGCGAGGTCATTCCCAGTCTGAACGCATCCTTCGGGAAGACAGCTGACAGTGTGTGGCGACAGTGTCAGGAGGAAGACCACAACCTGGTAAGAAAGTtacagttaaaatgttttgttgtttaacgacaccagtagagcaaactgatttatcaatcatcgttTCATGGGTAACAAATATTCGGTCATTTTTGACACGTtgtttaaaggaaacccgctacatttgttccacgttagtagcaaaggatattttatatgcaccagtcCACAAACAtggtagcatataccacggtcacTGGGGCATTGGTTAGGAtgggaaaaaaaaccctcagCCAAAGAAtgtgtccactgaggtgattcgatcccacGATGCAACTATCTCAAACATGCGGAACGAAagggaaaataatgttttgtccatgaACACTTCTGTTGATTGATAGCTCAATTAGCGACCATAGGCTCCTATTGTTGTAGAGAGGGAtaggaggtggggtgggggtgttttgGGGTGTGAGGTTTTTGTATTGGAGCAGactaatttttgcccgaattaaacgacaAAAggtggtgggtgtgggtgggtcgGGTGGTGAGGTGGAATTTGGCGTAGCTTCCCCCCTCTGTGTTGTACGCTTATGTTAGCGACACGGACCGGGTGACAGGCCTCAAGATATCTATCGTACCAGTGTGGCACTGAGAcactcggtggtgttgtgggtAAGGTAACGGCTGTTAGGTTGGTCTTCGTGACAAAATAATCAACAGAGTTCTGTAGGGACTAGTTAACGATTTTGTCACGAGCACACAATTTCGAGAGCACATTTCCAACTTAATTCGTTATTCTTTTGAGAATTGTTCAACGTGACTCCTCAATTAtctaatatttgatatttttaataaaaaagagttaaaatagCAAGGCATATTGAaaatcacaaacaaaacaaaaaacaaataaaacaaaaacaaacaagacaagATCGTTTTGGTCCTGAGccaaaaatttgttttagtttttttaacgacaccactagagcacatcgattaatttggtaattctgacacgtagtcatcagaggaaacctgctacattttttttctaatgcaacaagggatcctttttatgcacttttccacagacaggatagcacataccacggcctttgaccagttgtgatgcactggtcgGAACGAATAACACCAACCCAGTCATgtgaatggatacaccgaggtggttcgatcctgcgacacaagcacctcaagcgagcactcaaccgactgagttaatcCCGCTCCTGGTCCTGGGCAAATTACAAGCAATGGGTTACTGGTATTTAATGTGATTTACATCTGAAACGTGTAACCAGTGTTTTACAATTTAGTATTCGACAGCCAATACACCACGACAGATAtaccaaagactgtggtatatgctatcctgtctgtgagatggtgtgtATAAGagatctcttgttactaatggggaaaaaaatgaAGCAgattttctaagactatatgtcaacgttaccaatgtttgtcatccaatagccgatgattaatcctTCAAGGTTCGctaattgtgtcgttaaaaaaccacaaactgtaactttaacttttaattttttataaatactttttttattattacattcagTGGCATCAGGTTTATAAGACTTAAATTACACGCTCGTTTGATGTTGCAGATTTGTAGACTAAAAGGCGTGTCATTGTGTACAATCGGTCTACTCCGTGTTGTGTTCTAATCCGAGACCTGAATACACAACAAGTTCAAATTGCAATGTTCTCGACTGTAAATTCTTGAAACGTGATCTACAGTTACAACTGTCACACGTAGGGATTAACCGGCGATAAGCGCATTCGTATGACGGTAGCGAGTTTCTAATTATATTCtgttctgggctgtctgcctgTCTTATGAACAAAACAGAATTTCATTTATTGTCACGGTTACATCAGAGGAAAGCACATAGCGATAGATTTAACGCAAATAGTCAAGACGactttataaaaaagaaagataaacacacacacgcacgcacgcacacacacgcacgcgcacacacacatatacatacacatacatacacacacatacatacacacacatacacacacacacacacacacacacacgcacgcacacacacacacacacacacacacacatataaatcatcgctccactgaataatccgattgacagttcattcaagttttctacgtgaggagacGGTGCATGCGAcggcattgttgctaaagtcgacgacagtcacttttcgcacccttgttttggcttcgtacacaataaatatagcatatcttaccgtaatttcactagaaatccatatttcgtaaaaggtacacttttttaatcacaagattttgttcaaacacatccaggtgcattagtaatgttaaaataaataaaaattcaatagcaattttacattagaatttttccaaaaaggaaacgtcatgtacccagtttatggttattgtaaggagatgcaaagtgacatcattggaatactgacgtcatttaaattcaaaattagctgtattattacaatgctgcgccacattaaaataaaaactagtctactaaccttgacccatgtcaaattcctataacaagcagacaacgctgtttacaggtcggtactttttttttttcataattctggacaaaatatcaatttgaagttttgaaagatgaaagaagtaaaaggtaccttttgtcaaatatatcatatcacaaaattacggttgcagatgttttatttattgaataagaataagaattgtgtacgaagccaaaataagggtccaaaaagtgactgtcgtcgaccttaactatcgtggattaaaagctcgttggttagtagtgttcccgtctcaagttttggtatcgcgctcattaaattgtaaatatttgtcaccgttttcgtctgttttcagttcaaattttccacaaaatagcattttaaacaaaccaagcacaaactttgtttacatatcgcgaatGGCATTCCCGGTAGgcgtaaccatgtgctataaatagtagcgttgaatacggtatagttccggcagttgagttgaatacggaaatgtgtatttcatttttgtattcagggCTGTATtgatatagtaagatttaatgggtatgtaataatataatataataataataataataataataataataataataaaaaaccccacatacatataaataaataaataaataaataaaattacctaaataaacaaacaaataattaaataaatgaaacaattaaatcaatccaatgaataaataaataacaatacaacTACATGAGCAATGAATTACTCaaaagaaataaacagaaaatgaaAAGTATCTGTTTTAAATTTGCGCACGTTTTTAAAATCACCAATACGTTTGCGTATTTAGAATTGctgtaatatgtatatatttggtcTAGTCACGTACTATATATTAAGATAGTTTTCATGATGTTCTGTACATTTTGTACATATCATTAAATTATGAAATTCTTCAACAGCAGTATCATCATAATAGCATACGTTcagtttctattttcatataaGAATTATCGACTGGTAAAAGGGAAATGGAGAACCAGTTAAGGACATTAAAGTATGATGGACATTTCAACGTTTACTTAAATGTTCTCTTTTCTAAGTCATTCCTTTTATTTACAGCAATGTCACTTTTCCAGTATTGTAAAACCTGATCTAATTATCCTCTTTCAACAGCCTCAACCAATTCACTTATTCATTTTTTGGCTGGACACAAATATTATTCAGTCCGAGctgatataatatgtatgtgatatttataatcTATTTATAGTCAGTGCCAGATTGAATAAAATCGGAATATAACACTAGTAGTTGGGAAAACGCTTACTGATGACAATGTACGTGAACGTGAGTTGGAAATTAACATAAATCGTAATCATGATCAtcgtaatgatgatgatgatgatgatgatgatgatgatgaagatgaagatgataaataataataataataataataataataataataataataaataataataataattaatattattattatttttaaaaataaaaataacaaataaataataccaAACCAGTGTTGGACGATAGAAATGGTATGGTATATTAACTGCCGTGGTACGTTATGTTGTTCCCGCCCAGGCCAGTGTTGCACGATAGAAATGGTATGGTATATTAACTGCCGTGGTAAGTTATGTTGTTCCCGCCCAGGCCAGTGTTGCACGATAGAAATGGTATGGTATATTAACTGCCGTGGTACGTTATGTTGTTCCCGTCCAAACCAGTGTTGCACGATAGAAATGGTATGGTATATTAACTGCCGTGGTACGTTATGTTGTTCCCGCCCAGGCCAGTGTTGCACGATAGAAATGGTATGGTATATTAACTGCCGTGGTAAGTTATGTTGTTCCCGCCCAAACCAGTGTTGCACGATAGAAATGGTATGGTATATTAACTGCCGTGGTAAGTTATGTTGTTCCCGCCCAAACCAGTGTTGCACGATAGAAATGGTATGGTATATTAACTGCCGTGGTAAGTTATGTTGTTCCCGCCCAAACCAGTGTTGCACGATAGAAATGGTATGGTATATTAACTGCCGTGGTACGTTATGTTGTTCCCGCCCAGGCCAGTGTTGCACGATAGAAATGGTATGGTATATTAACTGCCGTGGTACGTTATGTTGTTCCCGCCCAAACCAGTGTTGCACGATAGAAATGGTATGGTATATTAACTGCCGTGGTACGTTATGTTGTTCCCGCCCAGGCCAGTGTTGCACGATAGAAATGGTATGGTATATTAACTGCCGTGGTACGTTATGTTGTTCCCGCCCAGGCCAGTGTTGCACGATAGAAATGGTATGGTATATTAACTGCCGTGGTACATTATGTTGTTCCCGCCCAGGCCAGTGTTGCACGATAGAAATGGTATGGTATATTAACTGCCGTGGTACGTTATGTTGTTCCCGCCCAGGCCAGTGTTGCACGATAGAAATGGTATGGTATATTAACTGCCGTGGTACGTTATGTTGTTCCCGCCCAGGCCAGTGTTGCACGATAGAAATGGTATGGTATATTAACTGCCGTGGTACGTTATGTTGTTCCCGCCCAAACCAGTGTTGCACGATAGAAATGGTATGGTATATTAACTGCCGTGGTACGTTATGTTGTTCCCGCCCAAACCAGTGTTGCACGATAGAAATGGTATGGTATATTAACTGCCGTGGTACGTTATGTTGTTCCCGCCCAGGCCAGTGTTGCACGATAGAAATGGTATGGTATATTAACTGCCGTGGTACGTTATGTTGTTCCCGCCCAGGCCAGTGTTGCACGATAGAAATGGTATGGTATATTAACTGCCGTGGTACGTTATGTTGTTCCCGCCCAGGCCAGTGTTGCACGATAGAAATGGTATGGTATATTAACTGCCGTGGTACGTTATGTTGTTCCCGCCCAGGCCAGTGTTGCACGATAGAAATGGTATGGTATATTAACTGCCGTGGTAAGTTATGTTGTTCCCGCCCAAACCAGTGTTGCACGATAGAAATGGTACGGTATATTAACTGCCGTGGTAAGTTATGTTGTTCCCGCCCAGGCCAGTGTTGCACGATAGAAATGGTACGGTATATTAACTGCCGTGGTAAGTTATGTTGTTCCCGCCCAGGCCAGTGTTGCACGATAGAAATGGTATGGTATATTAACTGCCGTGGTAAGTTATGTTGTTCCCGCCCAGGCCAGTGTTGCACGATAGAAATGGTATGGTATATTAACTGCCGTGGTAAGTTATGTTGTTCCCGCCCAGGCCAGTGTTGCACGATAGAAATGGTATGGTATATTAACTGCCGTGGTAAGTTATGTTGTTCCCGCCCAGGCCAGTGTTGCACGATAGAAATGGTATGGTATATTAACTGCCGTGGTACGTTATGTTGTTCCCGCCCAGGCCAGTGTTGCACGATAGAAATGGTATGGTATATTAACTGCCGTGGTACGTTATGTTGTTCCCGCCCAGGCCAGTGTTGCACGATAGAAATGGTATGGTATATTAACTGCCGTGGTACGTTATGTTGTTCCCGCCCAGGCCAGTGTTGCACGATAGAAATGGTATGGTATATTAACTGCCGTGGTACGTTATGTTGTTCCCGCCCAAACCAGTGTTGCACGATAGAAATGGTATGGTATATTAACTGCCGTGGTACGTTATGTTGTTCCCGCCCAAACCAGTGTTGCACGATAGAAATGGTATGGTATATTAACTGCCGTGGTACGTTATGTTGTTCCCGCCCAGGCCAGTGTTGCACGATAGAAATGGTATGGTATATTAACTGCCGTGGTACGTTATGTTGTTCCCGCCCAGGCCAGTGTTGCACGATAGAAATGGTATGGTATATTAACTGCCGTGGTACGTTATGTTGTTCCCGCCCAGGCCAGTGTTGCACGATAGAAATGGTATGGTATATTAACTGCCGTGGTACGTTATGTTGTTCCCGCCCAGGCCAGTGTTGCACGATAGAAATGGTATGGTATATTAACTGCCGTGGTAAGTTATGTTGTTCCCGCCCAAACCAGTGTTGCACGATAGAAATGGTATGGTATATTAACTGCCGTGGTAAGTTATGTTGTTCCCGCCCAGGCCAGTGTTGCACGATAGAAATGGTATGGTATATTAACTGCCGTGGTAAGTTATGTTGTTCCCGCCCAGGCCAGTGTTGCACGATAGAAATGGTATGGTATATTAACTGCCGTGGTAAGTTATGTTGTTCCCGCCCAGGCCAGTGTTGCACGATAGAAATGGTATGGTATATTAACTGCCGTGGTAAGTTATGTTGTTCCCGTCCAGGCCAGTGTTGCACGATAGAAATGGTATGGTATATTAACTGCCGTGGTACGTTATGTTGTTCCCGCCCAGGCCAGTGTTGCACGATAGAAATGGTATGGTATATTAACTGCCGTGGTACGTTATGTTGTTCCCGCCCAGGCCAGTGTTGCACGATAGAAATGGTATGGTATATTAACTGCCGTGGTACGTTATGTTGTTCCCGCCCAAACCAGTGTTGCACGATAGAAATGGTATGGTATATTAACTGCCGTGGTACGTTATGTTGTTCCCGCCCAAACCAGTGTTGCACGATAGAAATGGTATGGTATATTAACTGCCGTGGTACGTTATGTTGTTCCCGCCCAAACCAGTGTTGCACGATAGAAATGGTATGGTATATTAACTGCCGTGGTACGTTATGTTGTTCCCGCCCAAACCAGTGTTGCACGATAGAAATGGTATGGTATATTAACTGCCGTGGTACGTTATGTTGTTCCCGCCCAAACCAGTGTTGCACGATAGAAATGGTATGGTATATTAACTGCCGTGGTACGTTATGTTGTTCCCGCCCAAACCAGTGTTGCACGATAGAAATGGTATGGTATATTAACTGCCGTGGTACGTTATGTTGTTCCCGCCCAGGCCAGTGTTGCACGATAGAAATGGTATGGTATATTAACTGCCGTGGTAAGTTATGTTTTCCCGCCCAGGCCAGTGTTGCACGATAGAAATGGTATGGTATATTAACTGCCGTGGTACGTTATGTTGTTCCCGCCCAAACCAGTGTTGCACGATAGAAATGGTATGGTATATTAACTGCCGTGGTACGTTATGTTGTTCCCGCCCAAACCAGTGTTGCACGATAGAAATGGTATGGTATATTAACTGCCGTGGTACGTTATGTTGTTCCCGCCCAAACCAGTGTTGCACGATAGAAATGGTATGGTATATTAACTGCCGTGGTACGTTATGTTGTTCCCGCCCAAACCAGTGTTGCACGATAGAAATGGTATGGTATATTAACTGCCGTGGTACGTTATGTTGTTCCCGCCCAAACCAGTGTTGCACGATAGAAATGGTATGGTATATTAACTGCCGTGGTACGTTATGTTGTTCCCGCCCAAACCAGTGTTGCACGATAGAAATGGTATGGTATATTAACTGCCGTGGTACGTTATGTTGTTCCCGCCCAGGCCAGTGTTGCACGATAGAAATGGTATGGTATATTAACTGCCGTGGTACGTTATGTTGTTCCCGCCCAGGCCAGTGTTGCACGATAGAAATGGTATGGTATATTAACTGCCGTGGTAAGTTATGTTGTTCCCTCCCAGGCCAGTGTTGCACGATAGAAATGGTATGGTATATTAACTGCCGTGGTAAGTTATGTTGTTCCCGCCCAAACCAGTGTTGCACGATAGAAATGGTATGGTATATTAACTGCCGTGGTACGTTATGTTGTTCCCGCCCAAACCAGTGTTGCACGATAGAAATGGTATGGTATATTAACTGCCGTGGTACGTTATGTTGTTCCCGCCCAGGCCAGTGTTGCACGATAGAAATGGTATGGTATATTAACTGCCGTGGTACGTTATGTTGTTCCCGCCCAGGCCAGTGTTAATCAATGCTAACAACCattaatgtagcaggtttctgcACAACGACTACATGTCGaaattacctaatatttgaCAGCCAATACCCGACGATTGGTTAATCAATGCTAACAACCattaatgtagcaggtttctgcACAACGACTACATGTCGaaattacctaatatttgaCAGCCAATACCCGACGATTGGTTAATCAATGCTAACAACCattaatgtagcaggtttctgcACAACGACTACATGTCGaaattacctaatatttgaCAGCCAATACCCGACGATTGGTTAATCAATGCTAACAACCattaatgtagcaggtttctgcACAACGACTACATGTCGaaattacc
Above is a genomic segment from Gigantopelta aegis isolate Gae_Host chromosome 7, Gae_host_genome, whole genome shotgun sequence containing:
- the LOC121377688 gene encoding slit homolog 1 protein-like — translated: MEVLKCQSAFTVVVFLLTLSPHTVSCLPEGCVQTGNDLACPNLQSFPRPFASDATSLNIYNANLKDIPAAAFRDMPNIEVISISNTQIGTIKGCAFGAKTNMKTLTLYSCVIGTVESYAFCNITGQRESSMSLYLTTIKTIQPHAFSNVKGFNQLSIYSINITSIESYAFDNLELRTSFSLYLANIDSISAGAFQDIKSVISIYSSNISAVGCYTFDKLHDYDHSFQLRSLRFNCDCSFAWLLKYLKSTPKFQTKDVTCFAPASLQNSTFTNLTVEQLCPGSSPSMCDASGVKPPVVTDIRCGTTVLAGSTTNMVCLMLLFIYKQELF